The Aspergillus luchuensis IFO 4308 DNA, chromosome 6, nearly complete sequence genome segment ACTTTCTTTCTCGCTTTAGAATCGCAAGTCTGTGCCCTACACAATATGCAACTCTGTCTCTATCATCAACATGACATTCCACATAACACCACTCTATTTACACCACACCTTCCTAGGAAGAGCAAGCCACAAAGTCATCACCACTAGCACCCGTATGCGTAATTACACCCGCCAATTCATCGTCTCCGTTGAAAATCACGCGATCCGCTCCAGGCGAGCCACCAGTATAAACATCATAGTCGCTCATAATAGGATATTCGTAGTATGTGCCGCTGACGGGGAAGTCGAACCCCTCATAGTCGTGGTACTCGTGCGGGTAGTCGTCAATAGTATCCCCAGACTCGTAAAGAGAGTATCCCTTGGCCTTAGCTGCGCTGACATCGCTAGACCAGTAGCAGGTGCTTCCGCAGGTGTACTCGCAGCTTTCGCGGCTTTCGAGGTTATTTCtggcggagggagaggcgagagaggcggagaggaagaggggaagaagggcgatGATGCTCTAGTTCGGATACCTGGTTTAGCTCCATAATCTCACAATGGCGGGGGCTTTCGGTCCGTACCTTGAATTGAACCATGGTGACTGTCGGTGCTGTGGCTACCGCCTCAACCTATTTACAGAGGAAACTGATGTCGAGAGGATGTGTTCgaacccccaacacccccggaCAAGGCGACCTATTTATCCCCTCTATTACAGGCCTCCTCTTGCAGGACCATCTAGTCGGAGGCCTCCTATCAATCAGGCTATAAACGGGATAGCCAACACGGCACACGGCAAGGACTCCCAACTCCGAGGTTACATTGCATCCGGAGCAGCCGATAAGATAGCATCGTTCCTGGCACGTTCTTCCAGTCGCGACAGCCACAGGATCCAGGGTCTGTCGATCTTCACCCATCAGGGCATTCCATCCGAGACCCTAGATTGCTTAGCGCCCCCCACTCGTCAGGAACTCCAACGGATCTCCCAATGGCGTCCGATAACTTTGGCACGGAGGAGGCCGAACCAACAATTGTTGCTGAAAGCTGGTGAGAAAAGCATTTCAGGTTAGGGATTGGCTTATCAGCTGGGGTTGGTTTAATAAAATGACTACTTGAGGGGTTGCGGACCTCGCGGGATAGTCTTATCCTGACTCAgggattaatatatatattacccTTCCCAGGTGGTGTCTGGATTGCCATTCTGGTGCATGATCAATTCGATACacactatatttattagctCAATCACAATTCCACATCACATGTcagtttcttttcttccggACATGCTAATGCTTCGGAGGGTATAATGGTGACTGGTTTAGACTGGAAACACTAAAGAGCAAGTTGCCAGAAAAGGTTAAGTATTAATTTTCGAAGACGCTAAGAGTAATGAGGGATCGCTTCAATGCTCTAGGAATATAGTGGATCGGGTAGCCAGTAATATGACTGTGTTTAAATGATATCCTTCTCAGAATTGCGTCGAAGACGTTAGCCGAGACTGCTACTTTCGCCAGTAGTTTTCATAATCGACTGTTGTGACCGAAAATCTTCGACTCCAGCCTCTCGCTTCAAGTTGCCCAGCCATACAGGATTATCCGCACAGGTTTGGTTCCACGGATCGTCACAGGAATAGACGATCATGCGAGCCATATCTTGTAACGTGGAATCGGGAGGAATAACACCAATCTCCAGTTGACTTCTGATATAATCTGTAAGTTCACGTTCCAGAATACGCCAGTGATTGACGTCCTCGACAAGATCCTCCCCTGTGGCAGCGGGGCTATCGGCCTCAAAGCTTATCTCCAGCGCCTTGGCGGACTTGGCACTATAAGGATTTGTCGTTAACCGTTCCTGACCGATTAGATATGGTGGCATAGCATTTTCCACCAAGCCTTGCACGGCCGTCTCAAATCCCCAATCTCCTTGCCACTGGCGCATGTCCATTCCAGCCCTGAAATGTGTCGCAAGGTGCTCTACACGCTCTGTCCAAGTGTTGAGATTCGTGTCACAGAAACCACATCTTGATTGTATCTCACTAATGCTAGTCTTCCAGCTCTCCATCCATGATCCAAATTTGACATTGTGAACTAGTCGTaggtgttggtggagatgatCTTTTCGGGAGAAGGTTCGCTCCTGTCGGCCCTTCTCATGACATAGATGATAGTTATGGAGATCTAGGTGCTTCTGGTCCGGGTTAATGGCCAGACACAAAGCGCACACGTTGTGGCCGTCTAGAGGGACAATAACACCAAAGGGCGAACAGGTCCACTCCTCTAGGGATAAATGAAGGGACTTTTCATGCCGCTGCCAGTCATACTTAGTCTTGAAAGTATCGGTACAGAAAGTACACTGAAAGCGACGAAGGCCTTGAGCGTGAGGTGGAGCTAGATGGTTAGCAAGAGCTGGTGCCTTGCTTCGCTGCtggcggcgacggcgatGACGGCGGTAGTTGCTTTGACCTGGCAAACTAGAGCGCGGTAATGAGCGCTGGGAGAAGGCAGATGCAATCGATATACTAGAGCTGGAGGATCTACTGGTTTGGTGGCTGCCAACAGATGGTGTTGGGAAAATATCCCAATTCCCAGGATGGGAATCTTGGCTGGTCCGGGAATCTAATGAATGTGCTGCAGAATTCACTGAACCTGTCGTTTGTTCTGCGTGAGAGCCATGTGGAAGGTTCGACAGCGCTTGAGCTATGTCGCTCGGTGCAGCAGGCTCATGTTCAGGTGGGGAATATCTCCAGCGCTCGAAAGGTGTCATCTGCGACACAGATTGATGCGGGATGTCAACAGCACCCGATGGTAACGACTCATTCTGTTGCATGGTAGATGATCGAGCCTTTCCCCGACGTCTGGAGTTTGCAAGCCAGTTGCGTAACTGAGTCCGCGTCAATCCTGTGCGCTGCAGGAGCTCTTCGCGCTCTTCTCCAGTTGCAAGCGGATGCTTCTGGCGTTGGTCAAGCCAATCTCTCAGAATGCGAACTGTCTCTCTGGGAAAATAATGAGATATGCGCTTGCGCCCACCCTGTTCGTACTCTGCATCGGATGCAAGCGCCGAAGGAGCATCCACAGCGCTCTCACCTATGATAGCTCCTGTATCTCGAGACGCCATGCTCAATGCTTCAGGACAGCTGGACTCATATAAGGACTCATGGGAAATGCAATCCGCACGGACAAAATCATGTAGAGGATCATTCTCCATTATAGATGAATCTAGACTTAATTGCCCGAAGAAGTCGTAGTTTTCTGTAACATTGTGTGAATGAGGTATATGTTGGTTGCCATCGAATCGTTCCTCCACTGGATACCGGAGACTTGAAGGGTCAAAAGATAGAACTGCTGGGTATGAATCATGCATCATAGGGCTAACTTCGCCCGAATCCAAGTAGGTTGGGGCCACATTTTCCTCACGGGAGTGAGAGCAGTAGCTGAACGGTGGCTCGTGGAGGTCTGAGTTGACCATTAACTGCGGTATGTTTCCGGACGTGAAACCGACTCCAGGCGGTAAATGAAAGCCAAAGAATCAATAGTaatggaagaggaacagGAACATGTGATGATGCTTCATGAAAGGCGATTCAAGTTATCTCGGTGTCCGCAGCGGGGTTGAGTCAACTCGCAATCTGCGGGCGGGCTCGGTCGGGAACTCGGGGCAAAGTCGGGGCAGCAATACCGAAACACTCTTGCTCTTTAGTGGAGCATTTATACGAGCCGGACTCTCGCTCTGTGCATTTGGATTGGGGGGTTTCCGGAAGGTGGAAGGGCGCAAAATCCTTCATGGCGGCCTGAGGCCGCAACAACATTTCCACAGAACTACCCCCTTCACCGCCCAAAAAATAACAGATTCTCGACTGGTGGTTGCTGGGGCTGGAATGGCTTAAAGCCGCTTATATCCGAGGTTTTCGCTCCGAGGTTCGCTAGTTTCTGCCAGTTCTGAGCGGCCTATAGGGCGGTGAGGTCTGCACCCTCGCTGAGCTTGTTGCTATTACTACctctactacttagtagttagGGCAGTAGTTGAAACAGACGCCACTCTCTAGTGGTAGAAGGCTCTACGTAGCTTTAGGCTACTCTGGGAGGCCTGCAGCTCTGTGATAACCGGAAGGTTGTTTGCGCCCGGGGTACGTCTGTAGTGCTTCATCTACTCTACTGGGAACTCGTGGCTCGAATTAATCAGGGACGAAAATAGATCTCAGCCAATTTTGTTCTACCACGATCACTTATCGGTCGATAGTTGCTTCGAACACGGGTGAACATGTCCGAGATTAAGCACTCGGGACATTGGATAGTTGGAGCTCGTCTCGTCTGCGACGGACCGCCGGTGGAGCTTTGAACTGCAGCATATATCTACATAGTATGAAACAGTGGTGCCGAAGGAAGCTCGACATGACTGGATTTTACTCAAGGGGTTTTTGCGTTCAGTCATAATCTGAATACGCTTCGTAACTTCAACCCAGCagatcatccatcatccgtTCTTGCTCGGCTCGGATCTGTGCGACTCCGCCtcactccttcccttcctccccggaTCCTGTCATCATCCGTTCCCTAATCTTTCCCAACTCGCCGGATCTGTACGCTGATTGTCATCCGGATGATTTGCCAACACTTCGTTTTAACTGCACTCCTATTATTCCATAGCAGAACACTGCCTTCACCCAGTATGTACACTGTTTGGCGTTTCATTGGAGGGCTTGGGACAGATCGAGTTGGCCAGGATGCTGTTCCTGCAGCGTTATACGTAGTTTACTTTGGACGCAAGCCTAGAATGTGTTTAGTCATGTCTTTTTTCGAGCCTATACAAATAGATTCCAGGTATCTCTGTCAACTTGAATAAGATGTCTTTCTATTCCCACAATAAGCGCCAGGGCTTATCTCTCTCGAACAATGGCTGCCAACTCGGCGCAGAATGTTACCACAAACAGCGCCCATGCGATAGACACAACAAGGTCCACCGCGGAGCCAGAGCAAAGAATCACACCCAATGTAACAGGAGAGGTTTCCTCCAAGAAAACAATCGCCGAAAAGCAGAGCCATAGAGACCGCGACGAAGCGACCCACCTAGCGACCGAGAAGAAGTCCTTTCGCTTCTTTGCGATCATCGCGGCGCTCGCGCTCTCTGGACTTTTGACTTCATTGGAGGCGACCATCACCTCCACTGCCCTCCCGACCATTACAGCAGACCTTGGGGGTGCCAATCTTTACGTATGGGTGGTCAATGGCTTCTACCTTACTCAGTACGGACCGCTCACCATACACACTGTGTCTCGTCTAACGTGACTTTATCGCAGGACAGCATTTCAGCCATTATTCGGCCAGATCGCCGACATCTACGGTCGCAGATGGCCCATGATAATCAGCACGGCGACCTTTACCCTAGGCAGCGGCATATCAGGTGGCGCCAGTAACATCGACATGTTAAACGCCGGTCGACTAATTCAAGGTATTGGTGCAGGGGGCATCAACGTACTCATCGAAATCATCGTCTGCGATCTGCTACCCCTTCGCGAACGAGGCCGCTATTTAGGTCTCATGTTCGgcctcatcgccatcggaACCACGCTGGGCCCTCTGTTCGGGGGCCTCATAGTCCAATACACCACTTGGCGTTGGGTATTCTACCTCAACGTTCCTATCGGCGGTGCCGCTATGGTAACAttattcctctttctccgcgTGAAATCCGACCATACCCCCGATTACCTGCATAGATTGAAACGCATCGACTGGCTGGGAAAcactctcttcatcctttctATGATATCCGTCCTAATCGCCCTATCCTGGGGTGGTAGCCAGTACCCCTGGTCTTCCTTTCGCGTCATCGTCCCTTTAGTCCTTGGCTTCATTGGCTttgccgtcttcttcctctacgAGGCTTTCCCGAAACACTGCCCGAACCCTACCATGCCGCTGCACCTTTTTGCTAACCGCACGTCTGCTATGGCTTTCGGCCTCACCTTCCTGCACAGCCTGTCCGCCATCGCAGTCATGTACTTCCTCCCTGTCTATTTCCAGGCTGTCCTTGCCGCTTCACCCAGCCGCTCGGGAGTCCAACTCCTCCCTACTATCCTTTTCATGATCCCGGCTGCCATAACCGCTGGCGGTTTACTGTCTAAATTAGGCCGCTACCGTCCCATTCAACATGCTGGCTTCGCGTTCATGATCATCGGTTTTGGGCTGTTGACTCTGCTAAAGGATCAGGCGAGTACGGGCCAATGGGTCGGATATCAGATTCCCAGTGCGGTGGGGACAGGTCTTGCCCTGCCTGTCCTCCTTC includes the following:
- a CDS encoding uncharacterized protein (COG:S;~EggNog:ENOG410PQT1;~InterPro:IPR000026,IPR016191;~PFAM:PF00545;~SECRETED:SignalP(1-20);~antiSMASH:Cluster_6.2;~go_function: GO:0003723 - RNA binding [Evidence IEA];~go_function: GO:0004521 - endoribonuclease activity [Evidence IEA];~go_function: GO:0004540 - ribonuclease activity [Evidence IEA]), with amino-acid sequence MVQFKSIIALLPLFLSASLASPSARNNLESRESCEYTCGSTCYWSSDVSAAKAKGYSLYESGDTIDDYPHEYHDYEGFDFPVSGTYYEYPIMSDYDVYTGGSPGADRVIFNGDDELAGVITHTGASGDDFVACSS
- a CDS encoding uncharacterized protein (COG:K;~EggNog:ENOG410PFTN;~InterPro:IPR008422,IPR001356,IPR013087,IPR009057;~PFAM:PF05920;~antiSMASH:Cluster_6.2;~go_function: GO:0003677 - DNA binding [Evidence IEA];~go_process: GO:0006355 - regulation of transcription, DNA-templated [Evidence IEA]) — protein: MVNSDLHEPPFSYCSHSREENVAPTYLDSGEVSPMMHDSYPAVLSFDPSSLRYPVEERFDGNQHIPHSHNVTENYDFFGQLSLDSSIMENDPLHDFVRADCISHESLYESSCPEALSMASRDTGAIIGESAVDAPSALASDAEYEQGGRKRISHYFPRETVRILRDWLDQRQKHPLATGEEREELLQRTGLTRTQLRNWLANSRRRGKARSSTMQQNESLPSGAVDIPHQSVSQMTPFERWRYSPPEHEPAAPSDIAQALSNLPHGSHAEQTTGSVNSAAHSLDSRTSQDSHPGNWDIFPTPSVGSHQTSRSSSSSISIASAFSQRSLPRSSLPGQSNYRRHRRRRQQRSKAPALANHLAPPHAQGLRRFQCTFCTDTFKTKYDWQRHEKSLHLSLEEWTCSPFGVIVPLDGHNVCALCLAINPDQKHLDLHNYHLCHEKGRQERTFSRKDHLHQHLRLVHNVKFGSWMESWKTSISEIQSRCGFCDTNLNTWTERVEHLATHFRAGMDMRQWQGDWGFETAVQGLVENAMPPYLIGQERLTTNPYSAKSAKALEISFEADSPAATGEDLVEDVNHWRILERELTDYIRSQLEIGVIPPDSTLQDMARMIVYSCDDPWNQTCADNPVWLGNLKREAGVEDFRSQQSIMKTTGESSSLG
- a CDS encoding MDR family MFS transporter (COG:G;~EggNog:ENOG410PMBP;~InterPro:IPR020846,IPR011701,IPR036259;~PFAM:PF07690;~SMCOG1005:Drug resistance transporter, EmrB/QacA;~TransMembrane:14 (i68-93o105-123i135-154o166-187i194-218o224-243i263-282o294-314i335-358o370-391i403-418o430-453i465-484o540-558i);~antiSMASH:Cluster_6.2;~go_function: GO:0022857 - transmembrane transporter activity [Evidence IEA];~go_process: GO:0055085 - transmembrane transport [Evidence IEA]), whose amino-acid sequence is MAANSAQNVTTNSAHAIDTTRSTAEPEQRITPNVTGEVSSKKTIAEKQSHRDRDEATHLATEKKSFRFFAIIAALALSGLLTSLEATITSTALPTITADLGGANLYVWVVNGFYLTQTAFQPLFGQIADIYGRRWPMIISTATFTLGSGISGGASNIDMLNAGRLIQGIGAGGINVLIEIIVCDLLPLRERGRYLGLMFGLIAIGTTLGPLFGGLIVQYTTWRWVFYLNVPIGGAAMVTLFLFLRVKSDHTPDYLHRLKRIDWLGNTLFILSMISVLIALSWGGSQYPWSSFRVIVPLVLGFIGFAVFFLYEAFPKHCPNPTMPLHLFANRTSAMAFGLTFLHSLSAIAVMYFLPVYFQAVLAASPSRSGVQLLPTILFMIPAAITAGGLLSKLGRYRPIQHAGFAFMIIGFGLLTLLKDQASTGQWVGYQIPSAVGTGLALPVLLPAVQASLTEADTALSTSTWAFIRSFGLIWGATIPTAAFNNRVNALLGRVGDSSVVEQLRDGKAYEAATKAFMDSITDEVTRAQVVSVYVDAIKTVWYVSMAFAGLAFLLVVVEKEIPLRRELDTKFSMEEKKEGTQANQPAP